The following are encoded together in the Streptomyces sp. NBC_01465 genome:
- a CDS encoding GNAT family N-acetyltransferase — protein sequence MDPVTLTTERLLLRPLDARDIQATYEACQDPAIQRWTTVPSPYERIHAEFFIEQMAPEGWRTDSAYNFAVVPRDGGPLLASLNLHRSLNLHSVPPGAWETGFWTAKEYRGHGYITEAVGALAHWAFTALDAGRLEWRAEVGNNASRAVAERAGFRIEGVLRAGLPHRGTLRDAWLGALLPGDLGLPSSQPYVSATS from the coding sequence ATGGATCCCGTGACCCTGACCACCGAGCGCCTCCTGCTGCGCCCTCTGGACGCCCGCGACATCCAGGCCACGTACGAGGCCTGCCAGGACCCGGCGATCCAGCGCTGGACGACCGTCCCGTCGCCGTACGAGCGGATCCATGCGGAGTTCTTCATCGAGCAGATGGCGCCGGAGGGCTGGCGGACGGACTCGGCGTACAACTTCGCGGTGGTCCCGCGGGACGGCGGTCCGCTCCTCGCCTCGCTCAACCTCCACCGTTCCCTCAACCTCCACAGTGTCCCGCCCGGCGCCTGGGAGACCGGCTTCTGGACGGCGAAGGAGTACCGCGGCCACGGCTACATCACCGAGGCGGTCGGCGCGCTCGCCCACTGGGCCTTCACCGCACTGGACGCCGGGCGCCTCGAGTGGCGGGCGGAGGTGGGCAACAACGCCTCGCGGGCCGTCGCGGAACGGGCCGGCTTCCGGATCGAGGGCGTGCTGCGGGCCGGACTGCCGCACCGCGGCACGCTGCGCGACGCCTGGCTGGGCGCGCTGCTCCCCGGCGATCTCGGTCTTCCCAGCTCACAGCCGTATGTCAGTGCCACCTCCTAA
- the secA gene encoding preprotein translocase subunit SecA, with product MSVFNKLMRAGEGKILRKLHRIADQVNSIEEDFVNLSDAELRALTDEYKERYADGESLDDLLPEAFATVREASKRVLGQRHYDVQMMGGAALHLGYVAEMKTGEGKTLVGTLPTYLNALSGKGVHLITVNDYLAERDSEMMGRVHKFLGLEVGCILANMTPAQRREQYACDITYGTNNEFGFDYLRDNMAWSQDELVQRGHNFAVVDEVDSILVDEARTPLIISGPADQATKWYGDFAKLVTRLAKGEPGNPLKGIEETGDYEVDEKKRTVAIHEPGVAKVEDWLGIDNLYESVNTPLVGYLNNAIKAKELFKKDKDYVVIDGEVMIVDEHTGRILAGRRYNEGMHQAIEAKEGVDIKDENQTLATITLQNFFRLYSKLSGMTGTAMTEAAEFHQIYKLGVVPIPTNKPMVRMDQSDLIFRTEVAKFDAVVEDIAEKHEKGQPILVGTTSVEKSEYLSQQLSKRGVQHEVLNAKQHDREAPIIAQAGRKGAVTVATNMAGRGTDIKLGGNPDDLAEAELRQRGLDPDENVEEWAAALPAALEKAEQAVKAEHDEVKDLGGLYVLGTERHESRRIDNQLRGRSGRQGDPGESRFYLSLGDDLMRLFKAQMVERVMSMANVPDDVPIENKMVTRAIASAQSQVEQQNFETRKNVLKYDEVLNRQREVIYGERRRVLEGEDLHEQVQHFMDDTIDAYIQAETVEGFAEEWDLDRLWGAFKQLYPVKVTVDELEDAAGDRAGITAEFIAESIKDDIHEQYAGREEQLGSDIMRELERRVVLSVLDRKWREHLYEMDYLQEGIGLRAMAQKDPLVEYQREGFDMFNAMMEGIKEESVGYLFNLEVQVEQQVEEVPVQDAAEKTSLDKDDAVPAGAARPEIRAKGLDAPQRPDRLHFSAPTAEGGVVEGDFENGDGPARSEADGLTRAERRKAQKGGGGRRRKK from the coding sequence GTGTCCGTCTTCAACAAGCTCATGCGTGCAGGCGAAGGAAAGATCCTGCGCAAGCTGCACCGCATTGCGGACCAGGTCAACTCCATCGAAGAGGACTTCGTCAACCTCTCCGACGCCGAGCTGCGGGCCCTCACCGACGAGTACAAGGAGCGGTACGCCGACGGCGAGAGCCTCGACGACCTGCTGCCCGAGGCCTTCGCGACCGTCCGTGAGGCCTCCAAGCGCGTCCTGGGACAGCGTCACTACGACGTCCAGATGATGGGCGGCGCCGCCCTGCACCTCGGGTACGTCGCCGAGATGAAGACCGGTGAGGGCAAGACCCTCGTCGGCACCCTCCCGACGTACCTCAACGCGCTGTCCGGCAAGGGCGTGCACCTGATCACGGTGAACGACTACCTGGCCGAGCGCGACTCCGAGATGATGGGCCGCGTCCACAAGTTCCTCGGTCTCGAGGTCGGCTGCATCCTGGCGAACATGACTCCGGCGCAGCGCCGTGAGCAGTACGCCTGCGACATCACGTACGGCACGAACAACGAGTTCGGCTTCGACTACCTCCGCGACAACATGGCGTGGTCCCAGGACGAGCTCGTCCAGCGCGGCCACAACTTCGCCGTGGTCGACGAGGTCGACTCGATCCTGGTCGACGAGGCCCGTACGCCGCTGATCATCTCCGGCCCCGCCGACCAGGCCACCAAGTGGTACGGCGACTTCGCGAAGCTCGTCACCCGCCTGGCCAAGGGCGAGCCGGGCAACCCGCTGAAGGGCATCGAGGAGACCGGCGACTACGAGGTCGACGAGAAGAAGCGCACCGTCGCCATCCACGAGCCCGGCGTCGCCAAGGTCGAGGACTGGCTCGGCATCGACAACCTGTACGAGTCGGTGAACACGCCTCTGGTGGGTTACCTCAACAACGCCATCAAGGCCAAGGAACTCTTCAAGAAGGACAAGGACTACGTCGTCATCGACGGCGAAGTCATGATCGTCGACGAGCACACCGGCCGTATCCTCGCCGGCCGCCGCTACAACGAGGGCATGCACCAGGCGATCGAGGCGAAGGAAGGGGTGGACATCAAGGACGAGAACCAGACCCTCGCCACGATCACCCTGCAGAACTTCTTCCGCCTCTACAGCAAGCTCTCCGGCATGACCGGTACGGCCATGACCGAGGCCGCGGAGTTCCACCAGATCTACAAGCTCGGCGTCGTCCCGATCCCGACGAACAAGCCGATGGTCCGCATGGACCAGTCCGACCTCATCTTCCGTACCGAGGTCGCGAAGTTCGACGCGGTCGTCGAGGACATCGCGGAGAAGCACGAGAAGGGCCAGCCGATCCTGGTCGGCACCACCTCGGTCGAGAAGTCCGAGTACCTCTCGCAGCAGCTCTCCAAGCGCGGCGTCCAGCACGAGGTCCTCAACGCCAAGCAGCACGACCGTGAGGCGCCGATCATCGCCCAGGCCGGCCGCAAGGGCGCCGTCACCGTGGCCACCAACATGGCCGGCCGCGGTACGGACATCAAGCTCGGCGGCAACCCCGACGACCTCGCCGAGGCGGAGCTGCGCCAGCGCGGTCTCGACCCGGACGAGAACGTGGAGGAGTGGGCCGCGGCCCTGCCCGCCGCGCTGGAGAAGGCCGAGCAGGCGGTCAAAGCCGAGCACGACGAGGTCAAGGACCTCGGCGGTCTGTACGTACTCGGCACCGAGCGCCACGAGTCGCGGCGTATCGACAACCAGCTGCGCGGTCGTTCCGGCCGTCAGGGCGACCCGGGCGAGTCCCGGTTCTACCTCTCGCTCGGTGACGACCTGATGCGTCTGTTCAAGGCGCAGATGGTCGAGCGCGTGATGTCGATGGCGAACGTGCCCGACGACGTACCGATCGAGAACAAGATGGTCACGCGGGCGATCGCCTCCGCGCAGTCGCAGGTCGAGCAGCAGAACTTCGAGACGCGCAAGAACGTCCTGAAGTACGACGAGGTGCTCAACCGCCAGCGCGAGGTCATCTACGGCGAGCGCCGCCGCGTCCTGGAGGGCGAGGACCTGCACGAGCAGGTGCAGCACTTCATGGACGACACCATCGACGCCTACATCCAGGCCGAGACGGTCGAGGGCTTCGCCGAGGAGTGGGACCTGGACCGGCTGTGGGGCGCCTTCAAGCAGCTCTACCCGGTGAAGGTCACCGTCGACGAGCTGGAGGACGCGGCCGGGGACCGGGCGGGCATCACCGCCGAGTTCATCGCCGAGTCCATCAAGGACGACATCCACGAGCAGTACGCGGGCCGCGAGGAGCAGCTCGGGTCGGACATCATGCGTGAGCTGGAGCGGCGCGTGGTGCTGTCCGTACTGGACCGCAAGTGGCGTGAGCACCTCTACGAGATGGACTACCTCCAGGAGGGCATCGGCCTCCGGGCCATGGCGCAGAAGGACCCGCTGGTCGAGTACCAGCGCGAGGGCTTCGACATGTTCAACGCCATGATGGAGGGCATCAAGGAGGAGTCCGTCGGCTACCTGTTCAACCTGGAGGTCCAGGTCGAGCAGCAGGTCGAGGAGGTTCCGGTGCAGGACGCGGCCGAGAAGACCTCGCTGGACAAGGACGACGCCGTGCCTGCGGGCGCTGCCCGTCCGGAGATCCGTGCCAAGGGTCTCGACGCCCCGCAGCGGCCCGACCGGCTGCACTTCTCGGCTCCGACCGCCGAGGGCGGCGTCGTCGAGGGCGACTTCGAGAACGGTGACGGACCGGCCCGGTCCGAGGCCGACGGCCTGACCCGCGCCGAGCGCCGCAAGGCCCAGAAGGGCGGCGGCGGGCGCCGTCGCAAGAAGTAG
- a CDS encoding Rv3235 family protein, with the protein MTITRPANRRDQRRPGQRGPRPHELFAERLLAVLSGQKPVHWMLNFTVGEAYQQLIDLAPHTPFLNGDARPVLLPCRWYGHPRPGVVEAAVTITAGEHVSAMAFRLEQGADLRWRCAAVELGGERVPA; encoded by the coding sequence ATGACCATCACAAGGCCCGCAAACAGGCGGGACCAGCGCAGGCCGGGACAGCGCGGCCCACGGCCGCACGAACTGTTCGCGGAGAGACTCCTGGCCGTGCTCAGCGGACAGAAGCCCGTGCACTGGATGCTGAACTTCACTGTCGGCGAGGCGTACCAGCAGCTGATCGATCTCGCCCCGCACACCCCGTTCCTCAACGGCGACGCCCGCCCCGTCCTGCTCCCGTGCCGGTGGTACGGCCACCCTCGCCCGGGAGTGGTCGAGGCAGCGGTCACCATCACGGCCGGCGAGCATGTCAGCGCCATGGCCTTCCGCCTGGAGCAGGGCGCCGACCTCCGCTGGCGCTGCGCCGCGGTGGAACTGGGCGGCGAGCGGGTCCCCGCGTAG
- a CDS encoding DUF6912 family protein → MRVYVPLTLSGLAAAHTAGELGPAPLTAYAVTPALREWYVSDDIEELEYAALNRAASASLRLLAGDPGAVRRRVVVAVDIPDGSAAADPDRSLDAAALGEVRIASAVPLAKAAAVHVDADDAEGDVTAAAGALGAADQGDEDAQFTVDGAEDHELLWFGVQEISHLIG, encoded by the coding sequence ATGCGCGTGTACGTCCCCCTGACCCTCTCCGGTCTCGCAGCGGCGCACACGGCGGGCGAGCTCGGGCCCGCGCCGCTCACCGCCTATGCCGTCACGCCCGCGCTGCGCGAGTGGTACGTCTCGGACGACATCGAGGAGCTGGAGTACGCGGCGCTCAACCGGGCCGCCTCCGCCTCGCTGCGGCTGCTCGCAGGGGACCCGGGGGCCGTGCGGCGCCGGGTCGTCGTCGCCGTCGACATCCCCGACGGCTCCGCGGCCGCCGACCCCGACCGGTCCCTGGACGCGGCCGCGCTCGGCGAGGTGCGGATCGCCTCCGCGGTACCGCTCGCCAAGGCGGCGGCCGTGCACGTCGACGCCGACGACGCCGAGGGCGACGTGACCGCCGCGGCCGGGGCGCTGGGCGCCGCCGACCAGGGTGACGAGGACGCGCAGTTCACGGTGGACGGTGCCGAGGACCACGAGCTGCTCTGGTTCGGTGTGCAGGAGATCTCCCACCTCATCGGCTGA
- a CDS encoding HAD family hydrolase codes for MGTHLVWDWNGTLFDDNEAVIVATNAAFAELGMAPITLERYRELYCVPVPRFYERLLGRLPTEAEWVVMDEAFHRHYWAGAEQAGLTLGARELLADWQSAGLTQSLCSLAPHEHLIPIVRTHGIEERFVRVDGRVGPSNTGKAEHMMRHLAGLEGVDPARVVVIGDAVDDARAAQHVGARAVLYTGGSHSRGSLEAAGVPVVDSLAEAVELAQELAA; via the coding sequence ATGGGGACGCATCTGGTGTGGGACTGGAACGGCACGCTGTTCGACGACAACGAGGCGGTCATCGTCGCGACCAACGCTGCCTTCGCGGAGCTGGGCATGGCGCCGATCACGCTCGAGCGCTACCGCGAGCTGTACTGCGTGCCCGTACCGCGCTTCTACGAGCGCCTGTTGGGGCGGCTGCCGACCGAGGCGGAGTGGGTCGTCATGGACGAGGCCTTCCACCGGCACTACTGGGCGGGTGCCGAGCAGGCCGGACTGACCCTGGGGGCCAGGGAGTTGCTGGCCGACTGGCAGTCCGCCGGGCTCACCCAGTCGCTGTGCTCGCTGGCCCCGCACGAACACCTCATACCGATCGTGCGGACGCACGGCATCGAAGAGCGCTTCGTCCGGGTGGACGGCCGGGTGGGCCCCTCCAACACGGGCAAGGCCGAGCACATGATGCGCCATCTCGCCGGCCTGGAGGGCGTCGACCCCGCCAGGGTCGTCGTCATCGGGGACGCGGTCGACGATGCGCGGGCCGCGCAGCACGTCGGGGCGCGCGCCGTCCTGTACACCGGGGGGTCGCACAGCCGGGGCAGCCTGGAGGCGGCGGGGGTGCCGGTCGTGGACTCGCTGGCCGAAGCGGTGGAGCTGGCGCAGGAGTTGGCCGCGTAG
- a CDS encoding ATP-binding protein, with product MQLGYVQRRAGELPAEVTGFVGRQGELEQLNALLARERLVTLAGPGGVGKSRIALRAAAAVKGLCPDGTWLAELSSLRDAELLPHTLATLLGLAQQDGRPALDALVDHLHDRKLLIVLDTCEHLVDACAMLADILLRETQGVRLLVTSRQPLDVPGEHTLAVPPLPESDAVRLFAQRAAAVDPDFVLTEANRPGVSALCRRLDGIPLAIELATVRLRALPLTELTARVEDRFRLLTGGRRTALPRHQTLRTAIDWSYELCGEAERLLWARLSVFAGSFDLAAVEAVCAGDGIGDGIGDGEAVETLIGLVDKSVVLRIDRAGSRYRLLDTLREYGAERLQGQGGADAVAAVRRLHRDHYLRAAERFDRCFHTGEQAPMYLALCRDGENIRGALEFSFSEEGEAVSGLALAGLLGWYWTTSGQPAEGVYWLGKGLGLVREPCSERCRGLLEFGSFGLWQGDMDRALTYFREALALAEALGDLALQGRLLADLGGTYGLLGDNRLCAEYTGRGRRLMEDAGDSYGLIGYAYQMAFLRAVQGDAEEALRLCDEALRLLGDDNRECIVRGHTLTVKAFVSWFTGDMGGAREQIGAALALKREVREVFGVAHCLAVLAWVAHGEGRAGRAAWMLGAAAALWERTGSVLFGVGVLIEEHGRVEAAVRGELGAGEYRAAFAAGYAMEPERAAELALRGADGVGEAPRAVGAGAHDVLTRREREVASMVVAGLSNREIAERLVVSKRTVDAHVEHIFAKLGISSRAEIGGPGAG from the coding sequence ATGCAGCTCGGCTACGTGCAGCGGCGCGCCGGTGAACTTCCGGCCGAGGTCACCGGATTCGTGGGCAGGCAAGGCGAACTGGAGCAGCTGAACGCCCTGTTGGCGCGCGAGCGGCTGGTCACTCTGGCCGGGCCCGGCGGGGTGGGCAAGAGCCGGATCGCGCTGCGGGCCGCCGCCGCGGTCAAGGGGCTCTGCCCGGACGGGACCTGGCTCGCCGAACTGTCCTCCCTGCGCGACGCCGAACTCCTCCCGCACACCCTGGCCACGCTCCTCGGCCTCGCCCAGCAGGACGGCCGGCCCGCCCTGGACGCGCTGGTCGACCACCTCCACGACCGGAAACTCCTGATCGTTCTCGACACCTGTGAGCATCTCGTCGACGCGTGCGCGATGCTCGCCGACATCCTGCTGCGCGAGACCCAGGGCGTACGGCTGCTCGTCACCAGTCGGCAGCCGCTCGACGTCCCCGGCGAGCACACCCTGGCCGTGCCGCCGCTCCCCGAGTCCGACGCCGTACGGCTCTTCGCGCAGCGGGCGGCCGCCGTCGACCCCGACTTCGTCCTCACCGAGGCCAACCGCCCCGGAGTCAGCGCGCTGTGTCGCCGCCTCGACGGGATCCCGCTCGCCATCGAGCTCGCCACCGTACGGCTGCGCGCCCTGCCCCTCACCGAGCTCACCGCCCGGGTCGAGGACCGCTTCCGGCTGCTCACCGGCGGCCGGCGCACCGCCCTGCCCCGCCATCAGACGCTCCGTACCGCCATCGACTGGTCCTACGAGCTGTGCGGCGAGGCGGAGCGGCTGCTCTGGGCGCGGCTCTCGGTCTTCGCGGGCTCCTTCGACCTGGCGGCCGTCGAAGCGGTCTGCGCAGGGGACGGGATCGGGGACGGGATCGGGGACGGGGAGGCCGTCGAGACGCTCATCGGGCTCGTCGACAAGTCCGTGGTGCTGCGGATCGACCGGGCCGGGTCGCGCTACCGGCTGCTCGACACCCTGCGCGAGTACGGGGCCGAGCGCCTTCAGGGGCAGGGCGGGGCGGATGCTGTCGCGGCGGTGCGGCGGTTGCACCGTGATCATTATTTGCGGGCCGCCGAGCGCTTCGACCGGTGCTTCCACACCGGTGAGCAGGCGCCGATGTACCTCGCGCTCTGCCGGGACGGCGAGAACATACGCGGCGCCCTGGAGTTCTCCTTCTCCGAAGAGGGCGAGGCGGTGTCAGGGCTGGCGCTGGCCGGACTGCTCGGCTGGTACTGGACGACGTCCGGGCAGCCGGCCGAGGGCGTGTACTGGCTCGGCAAGGGGCTTGGGCTGGTGCGCGAGCCCTGCTCTGAGCGCTGCCGCGGACTGCTTGAGTTCGGGTCCTTCGGGCTCTGGCAGGGCGACATGGACAGAGCCCTGACGTACTTCAGGGAGGCTCTCGCGCTGGCGGAGGCGCTCGGTGACCTGGCGCTTCAGGGGCGGCTGCTGGCCGATCTGGGCGGTACGTACGGGCTGCTCGGGGACAACAGGCTCTGCGCCGAGTACACGGGCCGAGGGCGGCGGCTGATGGAGGACGCGGGGGACTCGTACGGGCTCATCGGGTACGCGTACCAGATGGCCTTCCTGCGGGCCGTCCAAGGTGATGCCGAGGAGGCGCTGCGGCTCTGCGACGAGGCGCTGCGGCTCCTCGGGGACGACAACCGCGAATGCATCGTGCGGGGGCACACGCTGACCGTGAAGGCCTTCGTCAGCTGGTTCACGGGGGATATGGGCGGGGCCAGGGAGCAGATCGGGGCGGCGCTCGCGCTCAAGCGCGAGGTGCGGGAGGTGTTCGGGGTCGCGCACTGCCTGGCGGTGCTGGCGTGGGTCGCGCACGGGGAGGGGCGGGCCGGGCGCGCGGCGTGGATGCTCGGGGCGGCCGCGGCGCTCTGGGAGCGGACCGGGAGCGTGCTGTTCGGGGTGGGCGTGCTCATTGAGGAGCACGGGAGGGTGGAGGCGGCGGTACGGGGGGAGTTGGGGGCGGGGGAGTACCGGGCGGCCTTCGCGGCGGGGTACGCGATGGAGCCTGAGCGGGCTGCGGAGCTGGCGCTGCGCGGGGCGGACGGGGTGGGCGAGGCGCCTCGGGCCGTGGGCGCCGGTGCGCACGATGTGTTGACCCGGCGCGAGCGGGAGGTGGCTTCGATGGTGGTGGCGGGGCTTTCCAATCGGGAGATCGCCGAGCGGTTGGTGGTGTCGAAGCGGACTGTGGATGCGCATGTGGAGCACATCTTCGCGAAGCTGGGGATTTCGTCCCGGGCTGAGATCGGTGGGCCTGGGGCGGGGTGA
- a CDS encoding DJ-1/PfpI family protein, whose protein sequence is MAAKILIVTGDAAESLEVLYPYQRLREEGYEVHIAAPARKTLRFVVHDFEPGFDTYTEKPGYTWPADLAFSEVDPGEYAALVIPGGRAPEYLRNDPELRKILKAFFDTDKPVAQICHGPLLTAAIGGLSGRRVTSYPALELDMEAAGAVFQDAETVVDGTLVSARAWPDHPGWMREFLTVLRSKAPVT, encoded by the coding sequence ATGGCAGCGAAGATCCTGATAGTCACCGGCGACGCGGCGGAGTCGCTGGAGGTCCTCTACCCGTACCAGCGTCTGCGCGAGGAGGGGTACGAGGTCCACATCGCGGCCCCCGCCCGCAAGACGCTCCGGTTCGTGGTGCACGACTTCGAGCCGGGCTTCGACACGTACACGGAGAAGCCCGGCTACACCTGGCCGGCGGACCTGGCGTTCTCGGAGGTCGACCCGGGTGAGTACGCCGCTCTGGTGATCCCGGGCGGCCGGGCGCCGGAGTACCTGCGCAACGACCCGGAGCTCCGCAAGATCCTGAAGGCCTTCTTCGACACGGACAAACCGGTGGCGCAGATCTGCCACGGGCCACTGCTGACGGCGGCGATCGGCGGCCTGAGCGGGCGGAGGGTGACGTCGTACCCGGCGCTGGAACTGGACATGGAGGCGGCGGGGGCGGTGTTCCAGGACGCGGAGACGGTGGTGGACGGGACGCTGGTGTCGGCGAGGGCGTGGCCGGACCACCCGGGGTGGATGAGGGAGTTCCTGACGGTGCTGAGGTCAAAAGCGCCGGTGACCTAA